In Candidatus Contubernalis alkalaceticus, the following proteins share a genomic window:
- a CDS encoding NAD(+)/NADH kinase, which translates to MKAVGIITNLQKEETLATAERILTLCREHDLQVFFTVECASLLGLPELGYPVHRIPEMVDLLLVLGGDGTILAAARKVVGTNIPILGINLGHVGFLAEVEVSDLESSMEKIVSNQFVVQDRMMLYAEVIRNSQVEASFYALNDIVISKGPFSRTIKLKTYINNHLLEAYPGDGVIIASPTGSTGYSLSAGGPIVNPALNLLVVTPICPHMMHHRSVIIAENEKVRIKAYTQQAEVVLTVDGQQGFQLKNDDEIIVKKADYYTKLVKLTDVNFYALLHRKLRER; encoded by the coding sequence ATGAAGGCTGTTGGTATAATAACAAATCTTCAAAAAGAAGAGACACTGGCAACAGCAGAAAGAATTCTAACTCTCTGCCGGGAACATGATCTGCAGGTATTTTTTACAGTAGAATGTGCAAGCCTTCTGGGCCTTCCTGAACTGGGTTATCCGGTTCACCGGATTCCTGAAATGGTAGATCTGCTGTTGGTGCTGGGGGGAGATGGAACCATTTTAGCGGCAGCCAGAAAAGTTGTTGGAACCAATATACCAATTTTGGGAATTAATCTTGGACATGTGGGATTTTTAGCTGAAGTGGAAGTATCAGACCTGGAGTCTTCCATGGAGAAAATTGTAAGTAATCAGTTTGTAGTTCAGGATAGAATGATGCTGTATGCGGAAGTAATTCGAAACAGTCAGGTGGAAGCTTCTTTTTATGCTCTAAATGATATAGTTATATCTAAAGGGCCTTTTTCCCGAACTATAAAATTGAAGACTTATATCAATAATCATCTTTTGGAGGCTTATCCGGGAGATGGGGTAATTATTGCCAGCCCTACCGGTTCAACCGGTTATTCACTATCTGCGGGGGGCCCTATTGTTAATCCGGCGCTAAACCTTTTGGTGGTGACTCCCATATGTCCACACATGATGCATCATCGTTCGGTGATTATAGCCGAGAATGAAAAGGTCCGTATCAAAGCTTATACCCAGCAGGCAGAAGTAGTTCTGACTGTTGATGGTCAGCAGGGGTTTCAATTAAAAAATGATGATGAAATAATAGTAAAAAAAGCAGATTACTATACAAAACTGGTTAAACTCACCGACGTAAATTTTTATGCTCTTCTACATCGGAAGCTTAGAGAGAGATAA
- a CDS encoding TlyA family RNA methyltransferase — translation MKERLDNLMVAKGYCSSRSRAKALIMMGKVFVDGKRVDKAGCPVDPSSRIEVQQDIPYVSRGGLKLEKALKEFQVSLTGKIVIDVGASTGGFTHCALKDGAEKVYAVDVGYGQLAWSLRNDPRVVNIERTNIRYLNPDTIQDIPEIATVDVAFISLKHIFPILRRTGTKKIIALIKPQFEAGKDKVGRKGVVKDPKVHREVIGTVLNQAKQQGYTLTALTFSPIKGPQGNIEYLALFEIENHPMDNPDLISLIETTVSRAVEEL, via the coding sequence ATGAAAGAGCGACTGGATAATCTGATGGTTGCCAAGGGTTACTGTTCCAGCCGTTCCCGGGCTAAAGCATTAATTATGATGGGAAAAGTATTTGTTGACGGGAAGCGGGTGGACAAGGCAGGATGCCCGGTGGATCCTTCGTCAAGAATAGAGGTCCAGCAAGATATTCCCTATGTGAGCCGGGGAGGGTTAAAACTTGAGAAAGCGTTGAAAGAGTTTCAGGTCTCCCTAACTGGAAAGATTGTTATAGATGTGGGTGCTTCTACCGGAGGTTTTACTCACTGTGCGCTGAAAGATGGTGCTGAAAAAGTATATGCCGTAGACGTTGGGTATGGGCAGTTAGCCTGGTCTCTTAGAAATGACCCCCGGGTGGTAAATATTGAAAGGACAAATATCCGTTACTTAAATCCTGATACTATTCAGGATATACCGGAAATAGCCACAGTGGATGTGGCTTTTATATCTTTGAAACACATATTTCCCATACTGCGCCGGACCGGCACAAAAAAAATAATTGCTTTAATCAAACCTCAGTTTGAAGCAGGAAAAGATAAAGTGGGGAGAAAGGGAGTAGTTAAGGATCCTAAAGTGCATCGGGAAGTGATTGGTACTGTGTTGAACCAGGCAAAACAACAGGGCTATACTCTAACAGCACTGACCTTCTCTCCCATTAAAGGTCCCCAGGGCAATATTGAATACCTGGCTCTATTTGAGATTGAAAACCACCCTATGGACAACCCTGACCTAATTTCTTTAATTGAAACCACGGTGAGCAGGGCTGTAGAAGAATTATAA
- the dxs gene encoding 1-deoxy-D-xylulose-5-phosphate synthase, which produces MSGVIEEIKSPLDLKKLTSESLSQLSKEIRETLTTTVSLNGGHLAANLGVVELTIALHSVFESPRDKIIWDVGHQSYVHKLLTGRKDCFSTLRCHGGLSGFPKCSESPHDVFQTGHSSTSVSAALGMAMARDLKKEEHHVIAVIGDGALTGGMAFEALNHASHTKTNLLVVLNDNEMSISKNVGGLSAYLSRIRTDPTYSRIKEDVEVLTRKIPAIGDAVYKSLGRVKDTLKYLLVPGMLFEELGFTYLGPIDGHNINHLRQVFMSAKKLKGPVLIHALTKKGKGFKIAEKNPDKFHGIGPFNIKNGDTVKNSKIPTYTEVFSQTLIKLAEKDKRIIGVTAAMPSGTGLDKFGFKYSDRFFDVGIAEQHALTFSAGMAKEGFKPVVAIYSTFLQRGYDQVVHDICLQKLPVILAVDRAGIVGEDGETHQGTFDLCFLRHIPNMVVMAPKDERELQNMLFTAIQYDGPVAIRFPRGHGVGVPIGFDFDIIEMGKSEILEKGSDLAIFALGAMVPIARKAVEELKTYGLKTTLVNARFVKPIDDHLLLSIAHKCKKIITMEDNTLQGGFGSAVLELLDSSDMAHLEVKRLGICDHFVEQGKRDYLLEKCGLSVENVVQQALAMVRTTDIKKIKPVRG; this is translated from the coding sequence ATGTCCGGAGTTATTGAGGAAATTAAAAGTCCCTTAGATTTAAAAAAATTAACATCTGAAAGTTTAAGTCAACTTTCTAAAGAAATTAGGGAAACTCTAACTACTACGGTTTCGTTAAATGGAGGACATTTAGCAGCCAACTTGGGAGTCGTAGAATTAACTATAGCTTTACACAGTGTTTTTGAAAGCCCCCGGGACAAAATCATTTGGGATGTAGGGCATCAGTCTTACGTACATAAGCTTCTTACCGGAAGAAAAGATTGTTTTTCAACACTTCGGTGTCACGGCGGCTTAAGTGGATTTCCTAAGTGCTCAGAGAGTCCACACGACGTATTTCAAACCGGTCACAGCAGCACCTCAGTTTCTGCAGCTTTGGGGATGGCTATGGCCAGGGATTTAAAGAAAGAGGAACATCATGTAATTGCTGTAATTGGAGATGGGGCTCTTACTGGAGGAATGGCTTTTGAAGCTCTAAATCATGCCTCTCATACCAAAACTAATTTATTAGTAGTTTTAAATGATAATGAAATGTCCATTTCAAAAAATGTAGGTGGTTTATCTGCTTACTTAAGCAGGATCAGGACAGACCCCACTTATTCTAGAATCAAAGAAGACGTAGAAGTTTTGACGCGAAAAATACCAGCCATAGGGGATGCGGTTTACAAGTCTTTAGGCAGAGTGAAAGATACTTTGAAATACCTGCTGGTTCCAGGTATGTTGTTTGAAGAACTGGGATTTACTTATCTTGGGCCCATAGATGGACATAATATAAATCATCTCAGGCAGGTGTTTATGAGTGCAAAAAAATTAAAAGGGCCCGTTCTTATCCATGCTTTAACTAAAAAGGGAAAAGGATTTAAAATCGCTGAAAAGAATCCTGATAAATTTCACGGGATAGGTCCTTTCAATATAAAAAATGGAGATACGGTAAAAAATTCTAAAATCCCTACGTATACAGAAGTTTTCAGCCAAACTTTGATTAAATTGGCCGAAAAAGATAAACGCATAATAGGAGTAACGGCAGCTATGCCCTCAGGTACCGGCCTGGACAAATTTGGATTTAAATATTCTGACCGGTTTTTTGATGTAGGGATTGCCGAACAGCACGCCCTTACTTTCAGTGCTGGAATGGCCAAGGAGGGTTTTAAGCCTGTGGTTGCTATTTATTCAACCTTTCTACAGAGGGGCTATGATCAGGTTGTCCACGATATTTGTTTGCAAAAACTACCGGTGATTTTGGCTGTGGATAGAGCAGGAATTGTGGGGGAAGATGGGGAAACCCATCAGGGCACCTTTGATCTATGCTTTTTGCGGCATATCCCTAATATGGTAGTCATGGCTCCTAAAGACGAAAGAGAACTTCAGAACATGTTATTTACAGCCATCCAGTATGATGGCCCTGTGGCTATAAGGTTCCCCCGGGGTCATGGGGTGGGAGTCCCTATAGGCTTTGATTTTGATATAATTGAAATGGGTAAATCAGAAATTTTGGAAAAGGGTTCAGACCTGGCAATTTTTGCTCTGGGGGCGATGGTTCCAATTGCCCGTAAAGCTGTTGAAGAATTGAAAACGTACGGTTTAAAAACAACTCTGGTCAACGCCAGGTTTGTAAAACCCATAGATGATCATCTTCTACTAAGTATAGCTCATAAATGTAAAAAAATAATTACTATGGAAGATAACACGCTGCAGGGTGGATTTGGCAGTGCTGTGCTTGAATTATTGGACTCATCAGATATGGCTCATTTAGAGGTGAAAAGATTAGGTATTTGTGACCATTTTGTGGAACAAGGTAAACGGGATTATCTACTGGAAAAATGTGGGTTAAGCGTCGAAAATGTAGTTCAACAGGCATTGGCTATGGTTAGAACTACAGATATTAAAAAAATTAAACCAGTAAGAGGATGA
- a CDS encoding polyprenyl synthetase family protein: protein MEIELYLKQRKELVDDALDRFLPPKKTYPDIIHDSIRYSIFAGGKRLRPILTLAVGDVYHQDLSLFLPAACALEMIHCYSLIHDDLPAMDDDEYRRGKLTNHKVYGEAMAVLAGDALLTMAFDVLSWDSVIDPQVTLKVIQEIAFASGTRGMIGGQVVDLKSEGRPVGAETLDYIHRKKTGALINASVRVGGIIAGAAEAELERLTRYGECLGLAFQIIDDILDIEGEEEKLGKKTGMDTWKEKATYPGIHGLSAAKEKVKELYNESLRAVEVFEARGEVLKILAHFLVNRDY from the coding sequence ATGGAGATAGAACTATACCTGAAGCAAAGAAAAGAGTTGGTGGATGACGCGTTGGACAGGTTTCTACCTCCAAAGAAAACCTATCCTGATATTATTCATGACAGTATTAGATACAGTATTTTTGCGGGAGGTAAAAGGTTAAGGCCTATTTTAACTCTGGCGGTGGGAGATGTTTACCATCAGGATTTGTCTCTGTTTTTACCGGCGGCCTGTGCATTGGAGATGATACACTGCTATTCCCTAATCCATGATGATCTTCCGGCTATGGATGATGATGAATATCGCCGGGGTAAGCTTACCAATCATAAGGTTTATGGTGAAGCCATGGCAGTCCTGGCTGGAGATGCTCTGCTTACTATGGCTTTTGATGTCTTGTCTTGGGATTCTGTTATTGATCCTCAAGTAACTTTAAAGGTAATTCAAGAAATTGCTTTTGCCTCGGGAACCAGAGGTATGATTGGAGGACAGGTGGTTGACCTGAAATCCGAAGGTAGACCTGTTGGAGCTGAAACGCTGGATTACATTCACAGAAAAAAAACCGGAGCACTGATTAATGCATCAGTCAGGGTGGGTGGAATAATCGCAGGTGCAGCAGAGGCTGAGTTGGAGAGGCTTACACGGTATGGTGAATGCTTGGGACTGGCCTTTCAAATCATTGATGATATTTTAGATATCGAGGGAGAAGAGGAAAAGCTTGGGAAGAAGACCGGGATGGATACTTGGAAAGAAAAGGCTACTTATCCGGGGATACACGGATTAAGTGCAGCCAAGGAAAAAGTTAAGGAATTATATAATGAATCCCTGAGAGCCGTGGAGGTTTTTGAAGCTAGAGGAGAAGTGCTTAAAATCCTGGCCCATTTTTTAGTTAACAGGGATTATTAG
- a CDS encoding bifunctional 5,10-methylenetetrahydrofolate dehydrogenase/5,10-methenyltetrahydrofolate cyclohydrolase, with protein MAERLKGKAVADAMKEELTKRVEDLKAKGLTPKLGIVRAGGRPDDLYYEKGATKTLGAIGVEVEVFAYPEDVDQATFEKGMTDVANNKEINGILMFSPLPKQLDEAKIRSLIPVEKDVDCMTQAGAGKVFSDDVSGFPPCTPTACMDLLKFYNVPLSGKKAVVLGRSMVVGKPVAMLLLRENATVTICHSRTDNLPAVCADADILIAAVGRAKMVDEKYVKPGQIVVDVGINEDPDNPGKYCGDVNTAAVEGIVEQISPVPGGVGSVTTIVLCKHTIMGCEAQNA; from the coding sequence ATGGCCGAAAGATTAAAAGGTAAAGCCGTTGCTGATGCAATGAAGGAAGAACTGACCAAAAGGGTTGAAGATTTAAAAGCTAAGGGGCTTACTCCTAAGCTGGGCATCGTAAGAGCCGGTGGTCGCCCCGATGATCTGTACTATGAGAAGGGTGCTACAAAGACCTTAGGTGCCATTGGCGTTGAAGTTGAAGTTTTTGCATACCCTGAGGATGTTGATCAAGCCACTTTTGAAAAAGGTATGACTGATGTTGCCAACAACAAAGAAATTAACGGCATTCTTATGTTCTCCCCTCTGCCCAAGCAGTTGGATGAGGCGAAAATCCGTTCTTTAATTCCCGTAGAAAAAGATGTTGACTGCATGACCCAGGCAGGCGCCGGCAAGGTATTCTCTGATGACGTTTCCGGATTTCCTCCTTGCACACCTACCGCCTGCATGGATCTGTTAAAGTTTTATAACGTTCCTTTAAGTGGTAAAAAAGCTGTTGTCCTTGGTCGTTCCATGGTTGTTGGAAAGCCTGTAGCAATGCTTTTGCTTCGGGAAAATGCTACCGTTACCATCTGTCATTCGAGAACTGACAATCTGCCCGCCGTTTGTGCTGATGCGGATATTTTGATTGCTGCTGTGGGAAGAGCCAAGATGGTTGATGAAAAATACGTAAAACCCGGCCAAATCGTGGTTGATGTGGGTATCAACGAAGATCCTGATAACCCCGGCAAATACTGTGGAGACGTTAACACTGCTGCCGTAGAAGGTATTGTAGAGCAGATTTCTCCGGTTCCCGGTGGAGTTGGTTCCGTAACCACTATCGTTCTTTGCAAACATACTATTATGGGCTGTGAAGCACAAAACGCGTAA
- a CDS encoding cyclodeaminase/cyclohydrolase family protein produces MTKMVDRTCVDFLDVLSSKAPVPGGGGAAALGGAIGMALSNMVGNLTVGKKKYADVEDEVKELLAQGYKVLEELIVLVDKDAEVFEPLSKAYGLPTETDEQKKFKADTMEECSKLACTVPMDIMRKSYEGIKIHERMGQIGSKLAISDVGCGVVFLKAALVSGMQNVLINVNSIKDEEYVKNTSEEMKRLLEDGNRVADETLQLVIDKLTK; encoded by the coding sequence ATGACAAAAATGGTAGATAGAACTTGTGTTGACTTTCTTGACGTATTGTCTTCTAAAGCCCCTGTGCCGGGCGGTGGTGGAGCAGCAGCTTTAGGCGGTGCCATTGGGATGGCTTTGTCTAACATGGTGGGCAACTTGACCGTTGGTAAGAAAAAATATGCTGATGTTGAGGATGAAGTTAAGGAACTATTGGCTCAAGGTTATAAGGTCCTTGAAGAATTAATAGTGCTGGTAGATAAAGACGCCGAAGTATTTGAGCCTCTGTCCAAGGCTTACGGTTTGCCCACAGAAACTGACGAGCAGAAGAAATTCAAAGCAGATACTATGGAAGAATGTTCCAAGTTAGCCTGTACAGTTCCCATGGATATCATGCGGAAGTCTTATGAAGGGATTAAGATTCATGAGAGAATGGGCCAGATTGGATCTAAGTTGGCTATCTCCGACGTGGGATGCGGGGTTGTATTTTTAAAAGCAGCTTTAGTTTCCGGTATGCAGAACGTATTGATCAATGTAAATTCCATTAAAGATGAGGAGTACGTGAAGAACACCTCAGAAGAGATGAAAAGGCTTTTGGAAGATGGCAACAGGGTTGCTGATGAAACTCTGCAGTTGGTTATTGATAAGCTTACAAAATAA
- a CDS encoding bifunctional 5,10-methylenetetrahydrofolate dehydrogenase/5,10-methenyltetrahydrofolate cyclohydrolase, with amino-acid sequence MTAELIRGPVVEKAIKDEIIKEVHKIREQTGKRPGLSIILVGDNPVSRASALDKEKMAEELGFFSVVKSFPATINQEELIAVIHRFNSNNNIHAIRVQLPLPDYLDEHRVIEAVQPHKEVDGLHPANMGNLILGEEETHIPIAPLACLKMLTSINYDLKGKHAVVVGRSNIMGKPMSAILLQQDATVTTCHSRTANLPEVCYMADVLVVAIGRPQLVKKEWVKPGAVVIDVGINRVGDRVLGDVDFLKVSQVAGFITPPGEVGAMTDTMFMLNTLQSFKSIHHATFVQ; translated from the coding sequence ATGACAGCCGAACTAATCAGGGGACCGGTTGTTGAAAAAGCAATCAAAGATGAAATCATTAAAGAGGTCCATAAAATCAGGGAGCAGACAGGAAAACGCCCCGGTTTGTCCATTATATTGGTGGGGGATAATCCTGTATCCAGGGCCAGTGCTTTAGACAAAGAGAAGATGGCAGAGGAGTTGGGTTTTTTTTCTGTAGTGAAGAGCTTCCCGGCAACCATCAACCAAGAAGAATTAATTGCCGTAATTCATAGGTTCAATAGTAATAATAATATCCATGCCATTCGTGTGCAGCTTCCGCTACCCGATTATCTCGATGAACACAGAGTGATAGAGGCAGTTCAACCCCATAAGGAGGTTGACGGCCTTCATCCGGCTAATATGGGAAACTTGATTTTAGGGGAGGAAGAAACTCATATTCCCATTGCTCCCCTGGCCTGCTTAAAAATGCTTACGAGTATCAATTACGATTTGAAGGGAAAACATGCCGTTGTAGTGGGCCGAAGCAACATTATGGGAAAGCCTATGTCGGCGATTCTTCTTCAACAAGACGCTACAGTGACAACATGTCATTCCCGTACAGCTAATCTTCCTGAAGTCTGTTATATGGCCGATGTATTAGTAGTGGCTATCGGTCGTCCTCAGCTGGTAAAAAAGGAATGGGTGAAACCTGGTGCGGTGGTAATTGATGTAGGCATAAACCGGGTGGGAGACAGGGTTCTGGGAGATGTGGATTTCTTAAAAGTTTCACAGGTAGCTGGTTTTATCACCCCTCCTGGAGAAGTGGGAGCCATGACGGATACCATGTTTATGCTTAACACATTGCAGTCTTTTAAAAGTATTCATCATGCAACATTTGTTCAATAA
- a CDS encoding tRNA (adenosine(37)-N6)-threonylcarbamoyltransferase complex transferase subunit TsaD has translation MYSMGFDTSGYTTSLAVVNHNGELLIDERILLEVKPGDKGLRQSKAVFQHMKNVPLLLETAGNNFDFKKTSCISVSVKPRPAENSYMPVFKVGESYALSFSRLLGVPLYPTTHQEGHIWAGLFSVQEHPADFLVLHISGGTTELMKVNKESQALTLDMIGGSSDLPLGQFIDRVGVKLGLSFPCGPSLEKLARESRNPIPIPVSIKGCWTSFSGPLSHVERLMSSSIIEPWDLARGIEICAINSLVAVLKQGIRETGIKEVMIVGGVGSNVFIRQQLEIRLPECRFYFAGSKLSSDNAVGISYYGLIRNVLYKLQ, from the coding sequence ATGTACTCTATGGGTTTTGATACCAGCGGATATACTACTTCCCTGGCGGTTGTGAATCATAACGGGGAGTTGTTAATTGATGAAAGAATACTGCTGGAGGTGAAACCTGGGGATAAGGGTTTAAGACAGTCAAAAGCTGTTTTTCAGCACATGAAGAATGTCCCTCTTTTATTGGAAACAGCTGGAAATAATTTTGATTTTAAAAAAACCTCCTGTATTTCGGTCAGTGTAAAACCCAGGCCGGCTGAGAATTCATATATGCCGGTATTTAAGGTGGGGGAATCTTATGCTTTAAGTTTTTCCCGTCTGCTGGGAGTCCCTCTTTATCCCACCACCCATCAGGAGGGGCATATCTGGGCAGGCTTATTTTCTGTCCAGGAGCATCCGGCGGATTTTTTAGTCCTTCATATTTCCGGGGGCACCACGGAATTAATGAAAGTTAATAAAGAAAGTCAAGCTCTAACCTTGGATATGATAGGAGGAAGTTCTGACCTGCCTTTAGGGCAGTTCATTGACAGGGTCGGAGTTAAACTAGGCCTGTCCTTTCCCTGTGGGCCGTCCCTAGAGAAGCTGGCGCGTGAGAGCAGGAACCCTATTCCTATACCTGTTTCAATAAAGGGCTGCTGGACCAGTTTTTCCGGTCCCCTTTCCCATGTGGAGAGGTTGATGAGCAGCAGCATCATAGAACCATGGGATTTGGCCAGAGGAATTGAAATATGTGCCATTAATTCTCTGGTGGCTGTTTTAAAGCAGGGGATACGGGAAACGGGAATAAAAGAGGTGATGATAGTAGGGGGAGTAGGTTCTAATGTTTTTATCAGACAGCAGTTAGAGATAAGACTGCCGGAGTGTCGGTTTTATTTCGCCGGTTCAAAATTATCTTCAGACAATGCTGTAGGAATCTCATATTATGGCTTGATAAGAAATGTATTATATAAGTTGCAGTAA
- the nusB gene encoding transcription antitermination factor NusB yields MSRRGVRETVFKVLFQIDVGNNLPDFLGENWLEEETLTASEKIQVKEIIEKCLEHMGVIDGFIQKYLRGWNILRISGIDRSLLRLAVYEIKFEEDIPPVVSVNEAIELAKVYNGDDSAKFINGILDSVLKDKDSKS; encoded by the coding sequence GTGAGTCGTAGAGGGGTCAGAGAGACAGTTTTTAAAGTGCTTTTTCAAATCGATGTGGGTAATAACCTGCCTGATTTTTTAGGAGAAAACTGGCTGGAGGAAGAAACGTTAACTGCCTCAGAAAAAATCCAGGTAAAAGAGATCATTGAGAAATGTTTAGAACATATGGGGGTTATTGACGGCTTTATTCAGAAATACCTGCGTGGATGGAATATTCTTCGTATTTCAGGGATTGACCGTAGCCTTTTACGATTGGCGGTATACGAGATCAAGTTTGAGGAGGATATCCCACCGGTGGTTTCAGTTAATGAAGCTATTGAACTGGCGAAGGTCTATAATGGGGATGACTCAGCTAAATTTATAAACGGTATTCTTGACAGTGTGTTAAAAGACAAGGATAGCAAAAGTTAA
- a CDS encoding DUF2273 domain-containing protein, translating to MKNVRWNELLIENMGKILGAVAGLILGFIFLRFGFLKGSFIMVCMVLGIYLGAVMEKSHNWENFLENLWPPNKHDW from the coding sequence ATGAAAAACGTCCGGTGGAATGAATTATTAATTGAAAATATGGGAAAAATTTTGGGTGCGGTGGCCGGACTCATCTTGGGATTTATTTTCTTAAGATTTGGTTTTTTAAAAGGCTCATTTATAATGGTCTGTATGGTTTTAGGAATTTACTTAGGTGCTGTCATGGAGAAAAGCCATAACTGGGAAAATTTTTTAGAAAATTTGTGGCCTCCAAACAAACATGATTGGTAA
- the amaP gene encoding alkaline shock response membrane anchor protein AmaP, with amino-acid sequence MKLTEKFFLVFMALLLLFISIGLFFLALPLVSLEYVRTGLGLYYGNLWLVVPSLVLLSIALPLLLKGLKVSQIQKYVSLKVALGDINISVPAVENLVQNAVSQKDNSKVNKIKVRNFKEGIGVSINISSPPQKNIPQLVEELQMSVKEHLELMTGILVVEVKVVLDNLTG; translated from the coding sequence ATGAAACTTACGGAGAAATTTTTTTTAGTTTTTATGGCTTTACTTCTGCTTTTTATATCTATAGGATTATTTTTTTTAGCCCTGCCTTTGGTATCTCTGGAATATGTAAGGACAGGCCTGGGCTTATATTATGGTAATCTGTGGTTAGTTGTCCCCTCTTTGGTTTTGCTCTCGATAGCACTACCCCTTTTGCTAAAAGGGCTTAAGGTTTCTCAAATTCAAAAATATGTTTCTTTAAAGGTGGCTCTGGGGGATATTAATATCTCTGTCCCGGCAGTAGAGAATCTGGTTCAGAATGCTGTGTCTCAAAAGGACAATTCTAAAGTAAACAAAATTAAAGTAAGAAATTTCAAGGAAGGTATAGGGGTAAGTATAAATATCAGCAGCCCCCCTCAAAAAAATATACCTCAATTAGTGGAAGAACTTCAGATGTCTGTGAAAGAACATTTGGAGTTAATGACAGGGATTTTAGTGGTTGAAGTGAAAGTAGTTCTGGATAATTTGACAGGATGA
- a CDS encoding Asp23/Gls24 family envelope stress response protein, giving the protein MAENNQTSELGAIKIADEVVAIIAGLATAEVQGVAEMSGGFAGDIVDILKKKNLSKGVKVVVGETEAFINIFITVKYGIPIPSVAMEVQEKVIKAVEYMTGLKVSEINIQVQGVSFQKTEE; this is encoded by the coding sequence TTGGCCGAGAATAACCAAACCAGCGAACTTGGGGCAATAAAAATAGCCGATGAGGTTGTTGCCATTATTGCAGGCCTGGCCACTGCTGAAGTCCAAGGCGTAGCAGAGATGAGCGGTGGATTTGCCGGTGATATAGTGGATATATTGAAAAAGAAAAATTTATCCAAAGGGGTAAAGGTTGTAGTAGGAGAGACAGAAGCTTTCATTAATATATTTATCACTGTAAAGTATGGAATTCCCATTCCCTCCGTAGCCATGGAGGTGCAGGAGAAGGTAATCAAGGCTGTGGAATATATGACTGGTTTAAAGGTTTCTGAGATAAATATTCAAGTACAAGGAGTAAGTTTTCAGAAGACAGAGGAATAG
- a CDS encoding SpoIIIAH-like family protein, with amino-acid sequence MNNKTIWAVVLLTLFSGFIWWFNVEKELQEVTLIPQDDGIRGMLEDTVNLGDVEVDGSTYFVEYRMQRDRVRGQEIELLKDIVNNTSSSSEAKQEAENKLISLVSKMEQELMLENMIKAKGFEDVVFFFKDGAANVVVKAEEITDAEFFQIAETTAKITEEKLENILVIANN; translated from the coding sequence ATGAACAATAAAACTATTTGGGCGGTTGTTTTGTTAACTCTTTTTTCTGGTTTTATATGGTGGTTCAACGTTGAAAAAGAGCTTCAAGAAGTAACTCTTATTCCCCAGGATGATGGAATTAGGGGGATGCTTGAGGATACTGTAAATCTGGGGGACGTTGAAGTAGATGGGAGCACTTATTTTGTGGAGTATCGAATGCAGAGGGATCGGGTAAGAGGACAGGAAATTGAGCTGCTAAAGGATATTGTCAATAATACCTCTTCCAGCAGTGAAGCCAAGCAGGAGGCGGAGAACAAATTAATCTCTTTAGTTTCTAAAATGGAGCAGGAGCTGATGCTGGAGAATATGATTAAAGCCAAAGGTTTTGAAGATGTAGTGTTCTTTTTTAAAGATGGCGCAGCCAATGTAGTGGTAAAGGCGGAGGAAATTACCGATGCTGAGTTTTTTCAAATCGCGGAAACTACAGCTAAAATAACTGAAGAAAAGCTGGAAAACATATTGGTGATCGCTAACAATTAA